One Ranitomeya imitator isolate aRanImi1 chromosome 1, aRanImi1.pri, whole genome shotgun sequence DNA window includes the following coding sequences:
- the LOC138657243 gene encoding uncharacterized protein in mobD 3'region-like encodes MIRAETADLDVTGAEAADLDVTGGEAADLNVIRTETADLDVTGAEATDLDVTGGEATDLNVIRTETADLDVTGAEAADLNVTGAEATDMDVNRAETADLDVTGAEAADLDVTGGEAADLNVTRTETADLDVTGAKATDLDVTGGEATDLNVIRTETADLDVTGAEAADLDRPQIWM; translated from the exons ATGATCAGAGCAGAGACCGCAGATCTAGATGTGACTGGAGCAGAGGCTGCagatctggatgtgactggaggagaGGCCGCGGATCTGAATGTTATCAGAACAGAGACCGCAGATCTGGATGTGACTGGTGCAGAGGCCACagatctggatgtgactggaggagaGGCCACAGATCTGAATGTGATCAGAACAGAGACCGCagatctggatgtgactggagcagagGCCGCAGATCTGAATGTGACTGGAGCAGAGGCCACAGATATGGATGTGAACAGAGCAGAGACCGCAGATCTAGATGTGACTGGAGCAGAGGCTGCagatctggatgtgactggaggagaGGCCGCGGATCTTAATGTTACTAGAACAGAGACCGCagatctggatgtgactggagcaaagGCCACagatctggatgtgactggaggagaGGCCACAGATCTGAATGTGATCAGAACAGAGACCGCagatctggatgtgactggagcagagGCCGCagatctggat AGACCGCAGATCTGGATGTGA